The DNA window TATGCTTAACGAAGCCATACAGAAACAAAGAGAGCGAGAGggcgagcgaaagagagggccTGAAAACCTGAACCTCGAATTGCAATTTAATAAGTTGTGATCGCCCATTCTACCTTGATGATTATACAGGTAACTCCGTTTGGCTTCTCATTTATGCATCGCATAGCACTTTGTTTATTTGGCAGTTTTTGCAgcttcatttaatttccatttattttctCTGTTATtccactcgcacacacacacactagcgCACTCTTTTCTCTACTTTATTTTCATTGCAGGTCGCGTGAGAGTGTGTGCGTTTCGATCTTTCACTATGGCTCTTTGTGTTATCTTTTTTGCGCTCACTGACTCACGGCACCAACACCAGCACAgactctcgcacacacacacacacacacacccgtAGGACACGTAGGCACGCAACGCAGAGCGCAGAGCGGCGCCTTGAGACCGTTTGATCCGCTTCTACGAGATCGGGACACGCGGGCACCTGGATGCGTCGACAGGTAAATGGCAACTGAGTGCGAGTCGCAGCTCAGAGGCTATAGATCGCGACCACGGCGGCAGCGAAAGAGAGCGGCGCGCTCTCTTGACCGAGGCAGTAACACACCACAGATGGTGGGAGGGTGGCATTGCCAGCCGAAAccgaaagacttaggcaacgaacttgtTGAGTTTTAAAGTTGAAAATCACATCCTCgaattcaaaatatttgatGAAGTGATACTGTGACCAGAGACCCAAACAGTCATTGTTTTAATGaacttgtttttaatttcctaAAAATGTAGCATACCTAatatgaaatttcaaatataaaGCTGACAAATATTGCTTTAAAAACAAGCAATAtttcttttgtatttcttaaattataaaaaatttctaagtgaaatttatatttttcgttaaaaatacaacacAAATGTAAAGATTTATGTAGGCTAACAAGtgataatattaataaagaaatttaaattcaCCACTTATTCGAACTATTTCACCGTGTTCCCAAACTCCTGGTCCGCTCTCTCCACCCCCCTGTAAACCAACGCCTGTTGGACATGTTGTGCTACTTTTCCGTTTTTGTTGTTCTGCTGCTGTGCTCGCAAAAATATTTCCACCACGGCATAACTAAATGTGCCTGTGGGCTTAACTGGCATACAAGAAGAGAGCCCCTCAAGATTCCAGGCtgaaaatcttaaaaaaagaGGCTTAAGAGTACGGCTGAGTGGGTCTGTGCATGTGTGagctgtgtgtgagtgagctGGATTACAGGCGCGCATGCGCAGCGCACGCCTCTCGCCCTCGCGCTCCCTCTTTTGTTTGCAATggaatttctttcttttcatAAACATGTTTTCTGGCCGCTGTTGTTGGCTTATTACAGCATTTaagaggcaaaaaaaaaaaaatcgaggGGTGCGGGGCTCGGCATAGGGGATCGGGCACACACTAAGCCCAAGTTGCATGAAACAAGTTCAGCGCTCGACTTTGGCTGCGGCAGCTCAGTTTTGGTCCGCTCTCGGCTTGCTGCGTTTTAGCCAGCCCAGCTCTTAACTTCTTCTTGAATGACTGCGGCGCAGGAATGCAGTGTTGTAAATAGCTAAGGCCGCAGCGACGCAAGCGGCGACTGCGACGCCAGCACCGAATGCAAGCGGTCCGCACCACATTGTTGTTGGGCGCAGAATCAGAGCAAGTCGGAGGACGACCGGGCCAACAGATCGCGACAACGATCACAGCAGAGAATTCGAGCTGCAGCTTTGCACAGCCAGAAATATTGTGTCTTACGAGAATACACTGAATTAGGATGTAAACTGCAGTATTTCCTAATGCTCAAGTGGCCATCAAAATTATTACTCCATAAAATGAGATGTTAAGACTTATGACAATGCATTTTTAAAGCCAAGCAATTAATTTTCCCTGTGTAGCGttcgatgttgctgttgccggaGCTAAGGCTGGAGCAATGAAAATTGCTGAGAGCGCCCCGAGGGCTTCCAACTTGGATTGGGACTGGACATGGTTGGGACCCGGGTCTCTTGCCGCTGCTCTTGACCACGATCGATAAGGCTCGCACACACACGGCCACTTCAGAGACGGGCTTTTCGTGTAGGTTATGTTTATGAATTGTCTTGCAGATTTTTGCACACGGAATTATGCGTTTATCTCAGAGGGTTAATTTcactggctgctgctgttgtagctgttgctgccgctctCATTGCTGTTGTTTTCCATGCCCTGGGTAATTAAATCGCAAGAAGctgataatatatggaaaaggGCTCAAAGTGTGCAGGAAAATGGTTTGTTTTGCccctttttttggccaaaagggtTTTCTGGCTCTGCCGCtgcaattgctgctgctgcgcttgCTGCTGTGCATTTGCCCGCTAGGAAATTATTCATGATAACAGAGATTGCATTGATTGATTGTGTGGCTGCACTTGGGATGGGTTCGACTCGGATCTCCTGATCAGGCTTTGGGTGCTCCGGCGTGCTTTGCGGGGCTTGTGGAGGGGGCCGTGGGGTCGCCGGGTTCCTGGGAGCTGTTGCATCGACGGCTACCGAGTCTGAGTTATTTGGGCTATTAAATGTCTGTGATTTGGTCATAAGTTATAGGAACATCGACAATCAATTGTTGGCGGGTCTAGGCGGTTACCACATGTGGCAGTAGCTGGCCCCTGGCAGCTGAATACTGAAACTTAATAGTCTTCGAAAGGAATTTGGTAAGAGCGCTCCGCGAAGGATATTCATACTTAATATGGAAAATtgaattcattaaaatttatttttgaatcaaattattttattttttacttatactCTTAGCTTTTCAACCACAAAATTCCTCTGGCACTTTGACCTTGTTACTCTCTTATATGGTTTAATTACTCCTAATTAAATTACTCCAGCTATTAGCAACGTAGGTCATAAATAAAGCAACtcaaaactaaatataactgCAGAAATAAACCCAGTTAGGAGCCCTTAAAATATGCAATGAAAACGTTTTTGGCCTCGATTCGCACTGAAAGACAAGCCCAAAGTTGAACAACCCAGAAGAGGAGCAGAGTGGGGACCATGTATATGACCAAATATTGGCACAAATGAACGTGTCTCCAGTGCATTGACGAGTCCCCCTTTGGTATCGATCAAACAGAAGACGAGCCAATACCGGAGAGATTCCAGGACAAGCCCCCCATCGAATTGGTGAGCTGCCATGGCGACAATTGCATTGCTGCGAAGCAAATGCTAATGGGAGTGTTTTGGAATCTTGCTGACAGGGCACGACGTGGCACCAAACCCATTACCCAGGCACACTAAACCATATATACCCATGGATGGGGGATATTGGGCCGACCGAGTCTATAAAAGCCCCGACTTGTGTTTGCCGCCGTTTCAGTTCAACTTCATCGCGTCGTCGTCCTGTCGTCCTGTCGCTCACTCTTTTGCAGAAGCAAAGAAACAATTAAAGTGCAACCGCAAGGCGGAAGGAAGTGCATACCACAAGTGATTCCCCTGCTCCAGCGCCGAGTTGCATGTTTGATTGTGCCACAAACTTTTAGCCAAGTTCCCCCCGTGCCCCATGCCCTTGTGTGTAAAATGAAAGCAGACAACTTCTTCAAGTACGACGCCCCTTTGTACCAACCGAAAAATACCAACCGGAGCCACTCGCACTCGCAGAACCAACCGCAAGCCCACACCGGCAACATCGGCCATCTGACATCGTCGCCGCTTCTGACGAGCGACGACCTGCGTCATCTCACCCAGCAGCGGTCCACCGGATACTCGGACAGGGAGAGCATCGCCAGCGTCAGCAGTGCGGGTGGCCGGATTAAGAGGCGATCGAGGTAATCCTTTTGGAAGAAGGAGAAGGGTGCAAGTGGGAGTTGTCTTGAGATGTGGTCAAAAGTTGTTTTCCTTGCAGTTGTTTCCTTAGGAACTGACAGATGCAGTTAACGTCAACTTCTCCTTGCGATTAACAGAGCAGTTGCACAACATTGTAGGGATTATTCAGCGAAGGGCACCTTAAGGAATAAagcttaaaaaattaaaaaaaaaaaaaaaaataattttaagatatattttcattagtCTGCGCTTTACAAGGGTCATTATTATTACcgcaatttaataaaataaaaaactaaaccATATTAACAGATTTTTAGACATGTCATCCAAGAATATAAAaatcaatatattttaatccaactataaaatataatagaaaaaGAACCATGTATAAAAAGATTCTGTTATCCAAATTAAATTCTGGGCCGTATATATCGTAGAGTAATCAAGAAGTTCTATTAAACTAAATTTAAggaattatttattactaaaataatacttaattttataattagaAAAAGTTAGAAATCTCGGTCTTATTTCCACCTAGTTTATTTTATACACCTATCGTATTCCAGCATTGATAAATAGTTTGAATCATCGTGTTATATGTTGCTCTATAGGATTTATCAACCCTTGTGTAGGTGTTTGCTCAACCATGACGCATGCACTCGGCCACAGGAGCAGggttacatttttattttggccaacCTGTCGTCTtggcaacaactgcaacaccaacaccaattGTCACCCCGAAAGGCAGCTTCAGATAGGCTTTTTTCGTTTCGGTCACAGTTCCATTTTACACTTCAGTTGCTGAGCAACTTTGTTCCGTAGTCAAATTCTGTCCAAAAATGTGATCCTAGATGTGCCCTCCAACTTTCCTATAATTTTTAGAAATTTCCCGATGAAGTCTTCGAAGGGAGGCATCACCAAGAAGAGCAAGACCATGGATTACACCAACTACGCCTATAATGAGGCAGTGGGTCGCCTCAAGGTAATGCTGGCCGACAACTCCTACGTGGCACCCAAACTGGGAGGCGGAGTGTCTTCCTATTTGCGCAACCTTAACGAGGATTCCGGGGACAACTTCTCTGACAACCTATCGGTGCGTTTTCCAACCAATTTTGTGCAACGAATTcctgtatacatatatatatatatatatatatttcctgtgtatatatatttctataggTAATTGAGCGACCCGTCTTCTCGGACATTTCCAAGTACTTGTCGCCCAGCCAGAAGTCGCGGATCAGCTCCTATCGCCCCAAGAAGAGCTACTCCTCGGGGTATCTCTCGGCTTCCAAGGAGAATCTAGCTTCCACTCCTTCGCTTTACCCGAGCGCCTCAGTTCCGGCTGCTCCTCTTCCCGCGGACAGTGTCCCGGCTCCTGTAGAGATCTTCAGCTTTATCGAGAAGCAGGAGGACTACATCGAACAGTTGGAAAAGGAATCCAAGTACTGTCGAAACGAGCTGACCAATCTGTTGGGTAAAGTGAAGGATGTGATCAATGAAAATGAGCAGTTGACGGAGAATGCTCGCTCTGAGTTGGTGGGTCTTGGTTCGGGAAATTCCAAGCATCCAATTGCCACCACTAGTCCTTCCTCGGACAGTGACGAGCACTTGATGTTCGCCAGTGGGCGTAAGACCCCGTCCACGCCGAGAAAAGGTGCCTCCAAGGGACAGGTGCAAAGTCCTCGTTATGCAAGCGCACCCAATATTGTTTACGAGGCCAGGATCAGCGAACTGGAAGCCGAACTGATGCAGGCCAGCATCGATCTGAGGCGTCTGCGTACCGAGAACGAGGAGCTAAAGCGGAAACTGAGTCATACGGATCCTCTTACCACTGTGGCCACCTTGTCCGGAGGATCCAACTGTGAATTGCATCGCAAGCAGCTGGAGAGCCTGCAGCAGGACAAGCAAACTCTGGAGGAAAGTGTTCGCCACTTGCAAAGGCTTCTGGATGAGGCAAAGGCCCAGGGTCAGGGTAGCGCCTCGTCCAAGCGATATATCAACGACTTGATGCAGATGGAGCGCTCCCAGGCCGAGCTAGAGGTTCGCCACCTCCGGGATGAACTGGATCGCCAGCACGAGCGGGTCAGGGAGCTGCAGCACGAGATGGCCAGACGGTTGGCCGAGGAGCGGGCCAGTGCCGAAAGGCGTTACAACAGCCAGGTGGATCAACTGGGTGGAGATCTGAGTTGCCAATGGGAGCAGGTGTCCAAGCTTCAGTTGGAACTGGAGCGCCAGAAACGCTACGAAACAGATCTCAAGCGGGATGTGGCCAGTCGCAATTCGCAGATCGAAGAGCTGAAAATGGAACTGAGAGCTAATAGGACCACTTTCCTGGCGGACATGGCGCAGGTGAATGCAGAGAAGCAATCTCTGGAGCAGGACATCACCTCGCTGCGCCTTCAGTTGGATCGGGCTGGCAGGGAGGCCAAAACGGAGGCAGCTCGTCTTAATGCAGAAATAAATTCGCTGAGGCAGCGCCTTGATCGCGGGGATGCTGATCTTCTACACTCCAAACGAGAGGTACTGCGGCTCAATGATGAGATAGCCAATCTGGAAAAGGAGGTAAATCATAgtatttattgcatttattataTACtgttaaaatgttatcactttTTTTTACAGCTTGCTTATGGGGAGCTAAAGAACGAGATACGACCCACCAAAAAGGATCTGGACAAGAGGATCTCTGAGTTGCAGGATAAGCATGGTAAGTGGGCCAAGTTAACACTTTAACTGGATCACTTCTATCTTTCTACACCCACTTCACCTTTCACTATCCTCTCTATGAACTCTGGTTAAGCTATTGATGCTCCTATTGTGTTCTGCGTGTGTGTCAAATGATATAAAGTCAACTATATTCCAAAGATTCGAACTCGAAATTAACTACAGAGAAATATTCAATAGTTTATCCATGAGTTTGTTCTGTAGCGCGTTGCATTAAATCCCATATCAAAGTACATGAAACATATATAACTAAACCGTTAAATGTCTGTTTGTAGCGGGAACGGTAAATGAGCTTGAGGAAATGATAACATCTCAGAAGCAACTCATGGATAAACTGACCAACGAGTGTAAGACCTTAACGGGCAAATTAGAGGACACGACCTACAAGCACAAGTAATTATGATCAAATAATACCTAAGCGTATCACCTAGAAATTCTGCAAACTCAAATCGATTTGGCTTTTAGCAATCTATTTATACTATAGTGTAAGTCTTACCAGTTCGATTAAGTTGTATAGTCACAGTTAATTATTACAAAACGACACCCAATGGTATGTGGGCAATTGATTGAAAGCCTTTCGACATACGGAAACCACCGCACAGCGCAATATGAAATTCAAGGCCAAACCAAAGTTTTCCCACCAGTGCATTCCGAACACCAATTTTCTTTTCCGAGATTCATTCGTTCCACACCAAAGCAAACGCAATAACATAAACATCTCGACCTAGCTTGAGACTGGATTAACACGCTGTACTTGTACTTCTTCAAACCTTTCTTTTGCTGCCTACCCGCCACGCAAATTTCATGGTAATTAGAACCAATTTGCGATCTTGTgatgccaacaacaacaagcgagCCCTTGACCCCAACAACAATATCAGCTCCTACAGCACTAAAAGAAAGCGCAAGCGAGTTCACTTTGCCGCCTGATCTGGAACTGACCGATTATCCAGGAGATGTGGCTGCGGATGTCGCTGCTGCCACAAATGCGGATGCTGTTGCCGGCGATGGCGATGAGATTCTGCAGAACATAATCAGAAGCAATGAGCGGCTGGCCAAGGAGTTGGCAAAGATGCCGCCGCTTCCCAAGATCTCCAGCTACAAGAAGTCCAGAGCCAGAGCAGAGGCACCAACGCCAATAGCAGCAGCATCTGAAACAGCAGCGACACCAGCGTCATCCAAGATCAAATGCTTTTGCCCCAGTTTCATGCGACACAGACACGAGCATGAGCACATCCATACGTTGCGCAGacgcagcagcggcagcaacatcagcagcgaGACGAATGTTGCATGTTGCCGCAGTAGTCGCAACAACGGCagggcaacagcagcaacagcaacatcagcatcgccaacagcagcaacatcgttCAGCAAAGCGCGTACACAAACCACGCACAGCAAGAGCATGAAATGTCACGGCCACGAATCCACCCTAGACACGCACCACCAGCACGAGCACCACCGCAccacaagcagcagcagcagcaccaccgccGAGCCGCATCATCATCCTGACTGCTGCCATCCATGCAAAACGGATCCGTTGCCTTGGCTGCAACAGCATTTAGTTTTGAACCAGATCCTCAGTAGTAGTGCCACCGCCTGCCAGCCCACGTGTCAAGTGCAACACTTGACGGTGGAAGCTGATAGTATGGCAGCCACATCGGCAGAAGCCACATCATCCACTGCCTGCAGAGGTCCTGGCAGTAATGCTCTGAGCGCCAGCATCAAGCCAAAGTTGTACTTTgagcagctgctgcggcggGACGGTTGCCACAAGAAGCCGCGTCCGCCCGTCAAAGTGGACGTCAATGTGCGACTGGTGCCCAAGCAGCCCAAGCCGAAGGTCACTCGCTCCCTGAACGAGACGTTCGTCAAGGAGGTGGACGAGGTGGCACAGGCGATGAACGAAACCTTTGTGAAGGAGACGTCGCCGGAGCTGGCTCGGATCGATGAGCAGCTGGCGGAGCTGGAGAGCAATCGAGAGCGCGAGGATCACGAGGATAACGAGGAGGTGGACGAGGAGacggaggagcaggagcaggccACCAAGCTTTGATAGCGTTATTCTAAGCCACAAGAATAGTATTAAGTTTTAGGTATATGCATAGGGATAATCCATTTGAATATATCAATTTATaagaatattttcatttgataATGATTAAAGTTTAGTAAATTGGGATTATAGCACTAATACTTATACTAGcagataattttatttctttttgcgAGCTTTTAGTTTGACCTGTTTTAAGTTGacatattttctgtttttgatgaACCACAGTCTGGAGAAGCAGCAGCTGAGAGCCACAAACGAGCAGCTAATGTCACGCCTTAGGCAAATCTGGGGCAAATACAAGGCACAACTGCCAGCGCACCAGGGATCCCCGGAGCTGAGCTCCGAGGACATGCGGGAGGAGCACCCAATTAAATCCGTGACGGTACCTAACAGTATTTAACTAATATCTTTTTCCCTCTTTCTTTCTTCCATCCGATTCTCTTTCTATCTTTCCCTATCTCGATAACCTACATTTAAACTTTCTTGAAGAGAGGAAATATCTGCTTTACAATCGAATCTAGAGTATCTGTCCAATCGCATGTTGAGTAATGAGGAGCATATGAGTAAATTAGATAGCTCACCACACGATTATACTAGCTTAGTACCCGGAAAAGGTAAATTCCCCGATTCCCATCAATAACCAAGTAGAGCACCTTCATCCCATAGTTCTATAACTGATTTAACCACCCCATCAGAAACGGAAGCTGAAGTCAAGGAGGCGGATCTGCCCGATAAAGAACCCATTTAGACCCTATTCACACGACGACTCCAGCCACACTCCTATAACACTTGATTGGCGATCCACTCTAATCAAAATTCTTGTACTCACACAGCCGCTTACGACTACCAGGCAGCGACATATGGCACCCCAATCGAACCCATACAAAGCACCCCACAACCACACAACAGCGCCAGCGACAGTGATTACACGTCCGGAGGGATTGTCTTGGGCGATGGAGCAACTGCATccgcaacagcagcggcagccaCAGCAGCCAGTATTGCtgcaggagcagctgcagcagcaggatcaGGATCAACAGCCACTGGACGAAAGAGCAGCATCGCCGACTATGGACTCCAAGATAACGATGACGAGAATCTCAAGGACAACCTTGGCCTGGgcgagaagcagcagcaacaacagcagcagcaggacctGGACAGGCAAAGGGAGCGAGAGGAACGCGACCGGGAGCTCCAGCAACTCCGCGAGCAGCGCGAAAAACGGGAAAGGGAACGCGAGCGGGAACGGGAACGGGATCAggccgagcagcagcagcaggcggagcagcagcaaccacagTCGCAACCTCTGGCAGAGAGCAGCATTACCAATGCCGGCAGCGCCAATCTGGCCGCCTATAACACAGACTACAGTGCCTACGATCAGCAGCAGTACGACGCCAGTGCCTATGATCCCAATGCCTATGGCCAGCAGCAGTACGAGGGGCAGCAGTACGACTACGGCGATGCGGGAGCCGGATACGACTATGGAGCAGCTGACTATGGACAGTCTGGATACCAGTATGACGCCGCGCCAGGAGGCACCGCAGCCGGCCAGTCACAGCCACAGTCGCAGTACCAGGCACCAGCTGCCCCCCAGCCAGTGGCCACGGATTACAACAGATCGCCACCGCCATTGGCAGCGGCGGCAACGGGCATCACGTCCCCGCCAGCAACAGGAGCGaccggagcagcagcaacacctgCAGTACcaacagcaggagcaggagcgaGCCGACCACAATCGCGCCCTGGCAGTGGAGCTGTGGGGTCAGCAGCTGCGGCTGGAGCAGTCGCCGGCGGAAAATCCGCTGTGCCACAACAGCCTGCCGCGTCAGCCGCCGGCAAGAAGTAGCTGGAGTCCCGACTGCGAGGATCGCCTGACGCTGGAGTGCTCCATCAGTAGTCCCAGCCTGATGCGCTCGTCCAACGATGAAACCTGCTCGGAATTGGCCGATCTCAGCGAGACCTTTGTGGTCGTGGCTGACAATGGTTCGGAGGAGCAGAGCTTGTCCCCGGCCCAGACCACCATCATCACGGCCAGAAGGTCAAGTGCTCCGGCCGTGGTCCAGCAGGCGGACATTGCCAACGATACAGTCACCATCGAGCGCCATCTAGATGCCCACGATTAGGGGTCAGCACCGAGTTCTCCAGCAACAGTTTCTTCAATCAACATACTTCTACTCATGTGTTCCATAATTAAACGAAGAAGAGAAATACATGTTTTATAACTAATAAATCCATTTGAAATAGGttgattttgttattttatttttaattagctAGTTGAAGAGATTCAAAGGTATAAAAACTAGACTGGTAGGATGGTATTAAATCCATTTCGAGGCTGAGTTTAATGACTACATAATACTAAAACGTCGCAATCACTTTTCTGCCTTTCgcaatttcaaaataaacgCTTTTGCCTCTTGCATAATTTCCGCCAGTAATAACTATTAATGTTAGAACTAATAAACAACTTCGTGGTGTAAGTGCTTTGCGCCACGCAATCCTGTCAAAACAACCAAAATGATAGGCAGACGGGCATTGTTCATGTCCTGACTGACATCCTCGTCAATTGCCAGCGACAACTGGGCCAAGCACTCATAAAGTGGCAAACTAAAATGAACTTGACTTTGAGCTTGGAGGTTAGCCGTTTGCTGATTTCGATGAGGTAACACGAATGTAAGTAATTTGATCTAGGAGCTGTCCGGATAGGCGGTTCCTATCAGGCGCATGCCGTTCCATTTCCATCCGTGGGAGACAATCGTGGCGGAGGCATGGCCCAACTGGATGTGGCAGGGTTCCTCCTCCGCCGTGGCCAGGAAGCAAGCGGTGTATAGGGCGAGGTCAAGTTCGGGCGAGGTGCCCACAAAGAAGCCGTTGACTGGCTTATTGATGTTGTGGAACGTGTAGCGAACGCTGAGGACCATTTGGTTGTGCTGAGGAAATAAAGCAATCCCCTTTTATAAGGATCATCTAATACATCTGCCTTTAAGCCCTACCTTTCCCATTTCCTTGTGGTTCAGCCAGCCCTTGTAGTCCACATTTCCACGCTGCTCTTGATCGGCAAAGTACAGCCAGTTATGCAGGCCCAGGACCTTCTGGTCCCGAATCTCCGCCATGAAGACGTGCTCGAAACTGGAACTGCCCACAATGCCACGACCTCTGGAGTAGGGAGTGAACCACAGCTCCTGCAGCAGACGCAGCTGATCGTCATATTCTACGCTCACAATATCTAGAGGGTATTGGATAGGTATGCTAATctgatttatttgatttaaaggTTACTCACCCTTGTGTACCAAATAACGCATGGTCAGCTTCATCACACGCGTACCCATCACGGCCCTAAGGAAATCATGCTGCTCCTGGATGTGCTCCGGCG is part of the Drosophila sechellia strain sech25 chromosome 3R, ASM438219v1, whole genome shotgun sequence genome and encodes:
- the LOC6606191 gene encoding calponin homology domain-containing protein DDB_G0272472 isoform X5 — its product is MKADNFFKYDAPLYQPKNTNRSHSHSQNQPQAHTGNIGHLTSSPLLTSDDLRHLTQQRSTGYSDRESIASVSSAGGRIKRRSRNFPMKSSKGGITKKSKTMDYTNYAYNEAVGRLKVMLADNSYVAPKLGGGVSSYLRNLNEDSGDNFSDNLSVIERPVFSDISKYLSPSQKSRISSYRPKKSYSSGYLSASKENLASTPSLYPSASVPAAPLPADSVPAPVEIFSFIEKQEDYIEQLEKESKYCRNELTNLLGKVKDVINENEQLTENARSELVGLGSGNSKHPIATTSPSSDSDEHLMFASGRKTPSTPRKGASKGQVQSPRYASAPNIVYEARISELEAELMQASIDLRRLRTENEELKRKLSHTDPLTTVATLSGGSNCELHRKQLESLQQDKQTLEESVRHLQRLLDEAKAQGQGSASSKRYINDLMQMERSQAELEVRHLRDELDRQHERVRELQHEMARRLAEERASAERRYNSQVDQLGGDLSCQWEQVSKLQLELERQKRYETDLKRDVASRNSQIEELKMELRANRTTFLADMAQVNAEKQSLEQDITSLRLQLDRAGREAKTEAARLNAEINSLRQRLDRGDADLLHSKREVLRLNDEIANLEKELAYGELKNEIRPTKKDLDKRISELQDKHAGTVNELEEMITSQKQLMDKLTNECKTLTGKLEDTTYKHKEEISALQSNLEYLSNRMLSNEEHMSKLDSSPHDYTSLVPGKAAYDYQAATYGTPIEPIQSTPQPHNSASDSDYTSGGIVLGDGATASATAAAATAASIAAGAAAAAGSGSTATGRKSSIADYGLQDNDDENLKDNLGLGEKQQQQQQQQDLDRQREREERDRELQQLREQREKRERERERERERDQAEQQQQAEQQQPQSQPLAESSITNAGSANLAAYNTDYSAYDQQQYDASAYDPNAYGQQQYEGQQYDYGDAGAGYDYGAADYGQSGYQYDAAPGGTAAGQSQPQSQYQQQERPEQQQHLQYQQQEQERADHNRALAVELWGQQLRLEQSPAENPLCHNSLPRQPPARSSWSPDCEDRLTLECSISSPSLMRSSNDETCSELADLSETFVVVADNGSEEQSLSPAQTTIITARRSSAPAVVQQADIANDTVTIERHLDAHD
- the LOC6606191 gene encoding serologically defined colon cancer antigen 8 homolog isoform X2; the protein is MKADNFFKYDAPLYQPKNTNRSHSHSQNQPQAHTGNIGHLTSSPLLTSDDLRHLTQQRSTGYSDRESIASVSSAGGRIKRRSRNFPMKSSKGGITKKSKTMDYTNYAYNEAVGRLKVMLADNSYVAPKLGGGVSSYLRNLNEDSGDNFSDNLSVIERPVFSDISKYLSPSQKSRISSYRPKKSYSSGYLSASKENLASTPSLYPSASVPAAPLPADSVPAPVEIFSFIEKQEDYIEQLEKESKYCRNELTNLLGKVKDVINENEQLTENARSELVGLGSGNSKHPIATTSPSSDSDEHLMFASGRKTPSTPRKGASKGQVQSPRYASAPNIVYEARISELEAELMQASIDLRRLRTENEELKRKLSHTDPLTTVATLSGGSNCELHRKQLESLQQDKQTLEESVRHLQRLLDEAKAQGQGSASSKRYINDLMQMERSQAELEVRHLRDELDRQHERVRELQHEMARRLAEERASAERRYNSQVDQLGGDLSCQWEQVSKLQLELERQKRYETDLKRDVASRNSQIEELKMELRANRTTFLADMAQVNAEKQSLEQDITSLRLQLDRAGREAKTEAARLNAEINSLRQRLDRGDADLLHSKREVLRLNDEIANLEKELAYGELKNEIRPTKKDLDKRISELQDKHAGTVNELEEMITSQKQLMDKLTNECKTLTGKLEDTTYKHKEEISALQSNLEYLSNRMLSNEEHMSKLDSSPHDYTSLVPGKETEAEVKEADLPDKEPI
- the LOC6606191 gene encoding serologically defined colon cancer antigen 8 homolog isoform X3; the encoded protein is MKADNFFKYDAPLYQPKNTNRSHSHSQNQPQAHTGNIGHLTSSPLLTSDDLRHLTQQRSTGYSDRESIASVSSAGGRIKRRSRNFPMKSSKGGITKKSKTMDYTNYAYNEAVGRLKVMLADNSYVAPKLGGGVSSYLRNLNEDSGDNFSDNLSVIERPVFSDISKYLSPSQKSRISSYRPKKSYSSGYLSASKENLASTPSLYPSASVPAAPLPADSVPAPVEIFSFIEKQEDYIEQLEKESKYCRNELTNLLGKVKDVINENEQLTENARSELVGLGSGNSKHPIATTSPSSDSDEHLMFASGRKTPSTPRKGASKGQVQSPRYASAPNIVYEARISELEAELMQASIDLRRLRTENEELKRKLSHTDPLTTVATLSGGSNCELHRKQLESLQQDKQTLEESVRHLQRLLDEAKAQGQGSASSKRYINDLMQMERSQAELEVRHLRDELDRQHERVRELQHEMARRLAEERASAERRYNSQVDQLGGDLSCQWEQVSKLQLELERQKRYETDLKRDVASRNSQIEELKMELRANRTTFLADMAQVNAEKQSLEQDITSLRLQLDRAGREAKTEAARLNAEINSLRQRLDRGDADLLHSKREVLRLNDEIANLEKELAYGELKNEIRPTKKDLDKRISELQDKHAGTVNELEEMITSQKQLMDKLTNECKTLTGKLEDTTYKHKTNLRSCDANNNKRALDPNNNISSYSTKRKRKRVHFAA